A single region of the Pectinophora gossypiella chromosome 2, ilPecGoss1.1, whole genome shotgun sequence genome encodes:
- the LOC126374141 gene encoding caveolin-3-like, whose amino-acid sequence MAAKDDRVSEVLEDRDPNSLNQHVQIVWDDIIGEPEGARSPECAWRLSNACFSRARNWCYTALAVILAPPCALVLGCGFACLAFEQIWCTGPCLRCGKIYFASLRTMVQSCMAAIVVPTAEAVGHICRHIRVNFRRDAPDDKDMLVV is encoded by the exons atggccgccaaAGATGACCGCGTCAGCGAGGTGCTAGAAGACAGAGATCCGAACAGCTTGAATCAACATGTACAG ATAGTCTGGGACGACATAATCGGTGAGCCGGAGGGCGCGCGCAGCCCGGAGTGTGCTTGGAGGCTCAGCAATGCGTGCTTCTCCCGCGCACGGAACTGGTGTTACACTGCGCTTGCAGTGATACTGGCGCCGCCCTGTGCGCTGGTGCTGGGGTGTGGATTCGCTTGCTTGGCCTTCGAG CAAATCTGGTGTACCGGCCCGTGTCTCCGTTGCGGCAAGATCTACTTCGCGTCTCTCCGTACGATGGTGCAGtcgtgtatggcggccattgtCGTCCCTACCGCGGAAGCTGTCGGCCATATTTGTCGACACATCCGCGTCAACTTTAGACGCGACGCGCCTGACGATAAAGACATGCTCGTCGTCTAG